Proteins encoded in a region of the Paenibacillus sp. E222 genome:
- a CDS encoding glucosamine-6-phosphate deaminase yields the protein MNVNDLVEPLRTHIVEHMSVQVYADRNQMGAAAAAAVGARLRQLLQDAERQVRMVFAAAPSQNELYEGLVREQGIDWSRVCAFHMDEYMDLADTAPQRFGQYLTDRLFSRVQPGRVELLGGLQDAEQECQRYGDLLRAAPIDIVCLGIGENGHIAFNDPPVADFVDSRIVKAVKLDEACRRQQVNDGCFAHLDDVPAEALTLTVPTLMAGRELFAIVPGASKRRALAAALHDPISTACPATILRTHPRITMFTDREAYGL from the coding sequence ATGAATGTGAATGACTTGGTGGAACCGCTAAGGACTCATATCGTTGAGCATATGTCTGTGCAGGTTTATGCGGATCGGAATCAGATGGGAGCTGCGGCTGCGGCTGCGGTTGGGGCCAGATTAAGACAGCTGCTTCAGGATGCGGAGCGTCAGGTACGCATGGTGTTCGCTGCGGCTCCTTCGCAAAACGAATTGTATGAAGGTCTGGTACGGGAGCAAGGTATCGATTGGTCAAGGGTCTGCGCCTTTCATATGGATGAATATATGGATCTGGCGGATACGGCTCCCCAGCGCTTTGGTCAATATTTAACGGATCGGCTGTTCAGTCGGGTGCAGCCTGGGCGGGTGGAGCTGTTGGGTGGGCTACAAGATGCGGAGCAGGAGTGTCAGAGATATGGAGACCTGCTGCGTGCGGCTCCTATTGATATCGTTTGCCTTGGGATCGGAGAAAATGGGCACATCGCCTTCAATGATCCGCCTGTTGCCGATTTTGTAGATTCGAGGATCGTCAAAGCGGTAAAACTGGACGAAGCTTGTCGCCGTCAGCAGGTGAACGATGGGTGCTTTGCCCATCTGGATGATGTGCCTGCGGAGGCGTTGACCCTGACTGTGCCAACGTTGATGGCTGGAAGGGAGCTGTTCGCAATTGTACCGGGAGCATCCAAGCGACGTGCGCTTGCGGCAGCTTTACATGATCCGATCAGCACAGCATGTCCTGCCACCATCCTGCGTACACATCCTCGAATCACGATGTTCACAGACCGGGAAGCCTACGGCCTGTGA
- a CDS encoding N-acetylglucosamine-6-phosphate deacetylase codes for MSVPMIGKHYRTGLPIEVEVREGRITAVTDLEMSPPLDRLPWLALGLVDLQVNGGWGLDLNTAPLCPDTVIQLTRKLQSQGVTSYCPTLITNSSERMTEAASAIAKAVRLNRDAAEGIAGIHLEGPFISPEDGPRGAHPRQHIVPPDWEAFSRWQDAADGLIRIITLSPEWPGSASFIARCCESGILVSIGHTAATPEQIREAVSAGAVMSTHLGNGAHLILPRHPNYLWEQLAADEVYGCMIADGHHLPRSVLAVILRMKRNRAILVSDAVSLSGMPPGSYHLHIGGDVVLTTDGRLHLARQPDLLAGSAMMLPDQVGYLVEAGLSGLPDAWDCASVHPARLLGLEQAAGFEVGAPADIVSFNMDGGKLSVLQCWKNGRICPQS; via the coding sequence GTGAGCGTGCCAATGATCGGGAAGCACTACAGAACAGGGTTGCCCATTGAGGTGGAGGTCAGAGAGGGACGTATCACTGCTGTTACTGATCTTGAAATGTCGCCTCCCCTAGATCGCCTGCCCTGGCTTGCGCTAGGACTGGTAGATTTACAGGTGAACGGCGGATGGGGGCTGGATCTGAACACAGCACCGCTGTGTCCAGATACGGTAATACAGCTGACCCGGAAGCTGCAAAGCCAAGGTGTTACAAGTTATTGCCCGACGTTGATTACGAACAGCTCGGAACGGATGACTGAGGCGGCTTCCGCCATTGCAAAAGCCGTTCGGCTGAACCGGGATGCTGCCGAGGGAATTGCGGGCATTCATCTGGAAGGCCCATTCATTTCGCCGGAGGATGGCCCACGCGGCGCCCACCCAAGGCAGCATATTGTTCCGCCTGATTGGGAGGCCTTCAGCCGTTGGCAGGATGCCGCCGATGGGTTGATTCGCATCATTACTCTTTCCCCGGAGTGGCCTGGTTCAGCTTCATTTATTGCCCGGTGCTGCGAATCCGGCATTCTTGTCTCGATTGGACATACGGCAGCTACGCCAGAGCAGATCAGGGAAGCGGTCTCCGCAGGAGCGGTAATGTCTACACATCTTGGCAACGGCGCACACCTGATTCTTCCGCGTCATCCGAACTACCTGTGGGAACAGCTGGCGGCCGATGAGGTGTATGGGTGCATGATCGCGGATGGTCATCATCTTCCACGGTCCGTGCTGGCCGTAATTCTCCGGATGAAACGGAACCGCGCCATTCTGGTCAGTGATGCCGTCTCGCTGAGCGGTATGCCACCAGGTTCCTACCACCTGCATATCGGCGGAGATGTGGTATTGACGACGGACGGTCGGCTGCACCTCGCCCGCCAGCCTGACCTGTTGGCTGGCTCGGCGATGATGCTGCCGGATCAGGTGGGGTATCTTGTGGAAGCGGGGTTGTCCGGGCTTCCCGATGCCTGGGACTGTGCATCGGTGCATCCGGCCCGGCTGCTTGGGCTTGAACAGGCCGCAGGATTTGAGGTCGGCGCGCCTGCCGATATCGTTAGCTTCAACATGGATGGTGGAAAGTTAAGTGTCTTGCAGTGCTGGAAGAATGGCCGGATCTGTCCACAGAGCTGA
- a CDS encoding DUF4838 domain-containing protein → MQSLIPLPKQIAASEGEPLRLNGEERWSLLMEQDDPRLEIHCRRAFPGMEYTCSRIEKGYLLVIERPSEQETKQVVDGVQQALAVYDAKEIHETQEAKETQETQEAQEAQEAQEAQETEEIQEVQIVYGALEVMGVQQKGLVISDVSSIPGEDETEPVGLAGRPQGYKLEVSAGRAEVYALDAAGLFYGLQTLVQLLGPDDVIPAVSITDWPDTSLRAMNFDLRQTFSKPQLLTAYLAEFARYKTNAILIEYEDKFPFQSHPEFAHPQHALSRSQLEELKRSAHENFIEIIPLQQSFGHLEYVLRHEGWRHLRETEQSTGEICPSHPETFGLITTLLEEMIDAHPDSRYIHLGCDEVYSLCECERCKTEFGGVRERAFIAFLNRLIAFTADRGNSRFSGMTCWINARQRNWLSWISEVSP, encoded by the coding sequence ATGCAGAGCTTGATACCACTACCGAAGCAGATTGCAGCGAGCGAAGGAGAACCCTTGCGGCTGAATGGTGAGGAAAGATGGAGTCTTTTGATGGAACAGGATGATCCCAGATTGGAAATTCATTGCCGCCGTGCATTTCCTGGGATGGAATATACTTGCTCCAGAATAGAAAAAGGTTATTTATTAGTAATCGAACGTCCCTCAGAGCAGGAAACGAAGCAGGTAGTCGATGGGGTGCAACAAGCCCTTGCGGTTTATGACGCGAAAGAAATCCATGAAACCCAAGAAGCGAAAGAAACGCAAGAAACGCAAGAAGCGCAAGAAGCGCAAGAAGCGCAAGAAGCGCAAGAAACCGAAGAAATCCAAGAAGTACAGATAGTTTATGGAGCTCTTGAAGTTATGGGCGTACAACAGAAGGGCCTGGTCATCTCTGATGTTAGCTCCATCCCCGGAGAAGATGAGACAGAACCCGTGGGGCTTGCCGGACGTCCACAAGGGTATAAGCTGGAGGTGTCCGCCGGAAGGGCTGAAGTCTACGCACTGGATGCGGCGGGTCTATTTTATGGATTGCAGACTTTGGTACAGCTGCTTGGACCGGATGATGTCATCCCGGCGGTGTCCATCACCGACTGGCCGGATACATCTTTGCGGGCAATGAACTTTGACTTGCGTCAGACGTTCTCGAAGCCGCAACTGTTGACAGCGTATTTGGCTGAATTTGCCCGTTATAAGACGAACGCGATTTTGATTGAATACGAGGATAAGTTCCCGTTTCAGTCACATCCCGAGTTCGCACATCCACAGCATGCGTTAAGTCGTTCACAGCTGGAAGAACTGAAGCGGAGCGCCCACGAGAACTTTATAGAGATCATTCCCCTCCAGCAGAGCTTCGGACATCTGGAATATGTATTACGCCACGAAGGTTGGCGGCATCTACGCGAGACAGAGCAGTCCACCGGAGAGATCTGCCCTTCGCATCCGGAAACCTTTGGGCTGATAACCACTTTACTCGAGGAGATGATCGACGCCCACCCGGATTCGCGTTATATTCACCTTGGGTGTGACGAGGTCTACAGCCTATGCGAGTGCGAACGCTGCAAAACTGAGTTTGGAGGCGTGCGGGAACGAGCTTTTATCGCCTTTTTGAACCGTCTGATTGCATTTACGGCAGACCGGGGG